The following are from one region of the Simiduia agarivorans SA1 = DSM 21679 genome:
- a CDS encoding FHA domain-containing protein gives MLKLRFKNNKHNAVWLVEPKVTIGKAAKNDLVVDDADVAEFHAEILVDHEQLTLKVVDAASPVSVNGTQVTSEQPLSVNDVLVVGRAQLQVVDPKQEPKAAPTLVRAEATGWSLKANHPALSSKVFNLGVNTVVGRANDCDIVLAAAHLSRRHAQLTVKDGLLYVKDLGSANGTFVNGSQVNEARVKRGDELRFDTLSFGVMGPADDLDKTTVREMPKKVAGQKPAAAAANKAPRKPDLKFREELKASMASSAEPQVEDKPRSSAFTGLSVLVLVLAGVGYWAWQQGWF, from the coding sequence ATGTTAAAACTCCGCTTTAAAAACAATAAGCACAATGCGGTTTGGCTCGTGGAGCCCAAGGTTACAATCGGGAAAGCAGCGAAAAACGATCTGGTAGTTGACGATGCTGATGTGGCCGAATTCCACGCAGAAATTCTCGTAGACCATGAGCAATTGACGCTCAAAGTGGTGGATGCCGCGTCGCCTGTTTCAGTAAATGGGACGCAGGTCACATCCGAACAGCCGTTGAGCGTGAACGACGTATTGGTCGTGGGCCGCGCGCAGTTGCAAGTGGTCGATCCCAAGCAAGAGCCCAAAGCAGCGCCCACACTGGTGCGGGCCGAGGCCACTGGCTGGAGTTTAAAAGCCAATCATCCGGCGTTATCCAGCAAGGTCTTTAATCTCGGGGTTAACACCGTAGTCGGACGAGCAAATGATTGCGACATCGTGTTGGCTGCGGCGCACCTCTCCCGTCGGCATGCACAGTTAACGGTGAAAGATGGCTTGCTGTACGTTAAGGATCTGGGCAGTGCCAATGGCACATTCGTCAATGGCAGTCAGGTGAACGAAGCCCGGGTCAAGCGTGGAGACGAACTCAGGTTCGACACCTTGAGCTTCGGCGTAATGGGGCCTGCGGACGACCTGGATAAAACCACGGTTCGGGAAATGCCCAAGAAGGTCGCCGGACAGAAGCCGGCGGCAGCGGCCGCCAACAAAGCGCCGCGCAAGCCCGACCTCAAATTCCGGGAGGAGCTGAAGGCCAGCATGGCGTCATCAGCAGAACCGCAGGTTGAGGATAAACCCCGCTCATCGGCGTTCACCGGCCTGTCTGTGTTAGTGCTGGTGCTGGCCGGTGTGGGCTACTGGGCGTGGCAGCAGGGCTGGTTCTGA
- a CDS encoding PP2C family protein-serine/threonine phosphatase: MPPLNYSAASDKGHCRDNNEDTYFAGPDAGVWLVADGMGGHEAGEVASAIARDVISVQTRAQVPLATAIEQAHKAILEASARGEGAAGMGSTVVALKCVGQEYEIAWVGDSRAYLWTFTDEGGSLEQLTLDHSYVQMLVDTGAISASDMDKHPDKNVITQCLGSTDLQRVKVDTIHGIWEKNQWILLCSDGLSDELNDEALARLLCSARSPRDAAAKLMDAALDEGGNDNITLQVIESPLTKRYFYTPITDWLPALTGNAGLDFSLYTLATASLALLCFWVIG, from the coding sequence ATGCCACCACTGAACTATAGCGCAGCTTCCGATAAAGGCCATTGCCGGGATAACAACGAAGACACCTACTTTGCCGGTCCCGATGCCGGTGTCTGGCTGGTGGCAGATGGCATGGGAGGCCACGAAGCCGGAGAGGTGGCAAGCGCTATTGCCCGCGACGTGATCAGTGTTCAGACCCGGGCCCAGGTTCCGCTCGCCACCGCAATCGAACAGGCACATAAAGCAATTCTGGAGGCCAGCGCCCGCGGCGAAGGTGCCGCCGGAATGGGCTCAACTGTGGTGGCGCTGAAGTGTGTTGGCCAAGAATACGAAATTGCCTGGGTAGGCGACAGCCGGGCGTATTTATGGACGTTTACCGATGAAGGCGGCAGCCTTGAGCAGTTGACGCTGGACCACTCTTACGTCCAGATGCTGGTAGACACGGGCGCTATCAGCGCCTCGGATATGGACAAGCATCCCGATAAAAATGTCATTACCCAATGTCTGGGCTCAACCGATTTACAACGGGTGAAAGTCGATACCATCCACGGTATCTGGGAGAAAAACCAGTGGATTCTGCTTTGCTCCGATGGATTGTCGGATGAACTGAATGACGAAGCCCTGGCCCGCCTCTTGTGCAGTGCGCGTTCTCCTCGCGACGCCGCCGCCAAGTTGATGGATGCCGCACTGGATGAGGGTGGCAACGACAACATCACGCTACAGGTGATTGAGTCGCCTCTGACCAAACGCTATTTCTATACCCCCATCACCGATTGGCTGCCCGCACTCACGGGCAATGCCGGACTGGACTTTTCTTTATACACATTGGCCACTGCCTCGCTGGCGTTGCTGTGTTTCTGGGTGATAGGTTAA